In the Zingiber officinale cultivar Zhangliang chromosome 5A, Zo_v1.1, whole genome shotgun sequence genome, ctagcatgatgcggaaaggaaaatttactagttataccttctaaaagacctcttgatcttctaccgtattcctcttctaacctcggacgttgtgtggacaacgatcttccgagatgagaaccaccaagcaccttcttcttccttacaagtttcggccaccacaattctccaagagaagtagaggtccggccaccaccaccaagctccaagggatacaagaaacaaaatcacctttctctccttcttctcctagctaaaaccggccaccatcaagagctccaaaagagaagttgccgccggccataagaagaagagaagaggaagaagctagggccgaccaccaaggaggaaaagagaggagaaaaataatagagttgatcacccatgaaggcacctctaccccctcttttataatccttggtcttggcaaataaggaaatttaattaaaaacttccttaattcttttgccatggaaaagaaaaatttatttaattaaaaacaattttcctattctcaatttacatggccagccaccatcaagctataaacaaggagagttttaattaattaaaacttcctaatttgtctccagaaaaaaatttctccaataattttcccttcatggtggttaataaaaaggaaattttataaattaaaattcttcttttaaacatgtggataatttccaaaaggaaagttatctcttaaaaattaaaatctcttttcaatttacaaataaggaaagatatcaaatcttttcttaatcttttgtagaaactaataaaagagaatatttaatttttaaacttctcttttaaattattatcatggttaaaaaggaaagtttttcttaaaaataaaatctcctttcaatctacaaataaggaaagatttcaaatcttttcttaatcttttgtagaaagcttttaaaaggaaagatttaatttttaaactctcttttaaaactatgatatccacataagaaataattttaataaaaaatcctttttaatatgatgtggccgaccacctaaggttggacttcaagctattggccggccaccttaaggccaacctttaggcttggtcggccctaagcttgagcttcaagcttagcttggtatgtggtgggtataaatctctatatacaagaggctacgatagagaccgagaggaggaattggttttggtctcccgataaaattaagcatcccgtgctcgccccgaacacacaacttaattttatcaataataattcattccactagagaactattattgaactaccgcatcaatcccaaattacattttgggctccttcttatcatgagtgtgttagtctccctgtgtttaagatatcgaatgtccactaattaagtgagttactgacaactcatttaattaatatcttagtccaagagtagtaccactcaaccttatcatcatgtcggactaggtccaccaggtttaacatgacaatccttatgagctcctcttgaggacattatcaacctagtatctctaggacacagtttccttctataatcaacaacacacactataagtgataccatttcccaacttatcgggcttattgattcatcgaactaaatctcacccattgataaattaaagaaataaatatcaaatatatgtgcttgttattatattaggattaagagcacacacttccataataaccgaggtctttgtttctttataaaatcagtataaaagaaacgacctcaaatggtcctactcaatacactctaagtgtactagtgtaattatacaatcaagataaactgatacctaattacactacgaccttctaatggtttgttcctttcctttttggtcgtgagctactgtttataatttataaggtactgataacatgatactctgtgtgtgacaccacacaccatgttatctacaatataaattaattgaacaactacatttatcataaatgtagacatttgaccaatgtgattcttattactagataaatgtttataccaaaagctaggcttttagtatacaccctaacaaggTCAACAGGAGCACCATGTCTCTAGTATCCGTCTATTCgattttcggacaagatcaaattgaAAGATCAAAGATTAAGTGTAGTTATATCAAATTATAGTCTAGATTTAAATTTGGCATCTTACATTTAAACGCTTTCCTAATAGaagtaatttaatattttttgtgattacTTCAATAGTAATCTATGAGTAATATAATTTTAGTTTTGGAAAGTTCATTTAGTGTATGAGTATTATATTTAAGGCAAaaatcaacaataaaaaaaaaattttgcataaaaaatatttaaaacaatatttatcctattttttttcattttccatATACCCTTATTTCAAGGTTATTATAATAACTTTCATCGAACTTACTAtaacattaaaaatatatatatatatatatatttcattttaattaaaattattacatttAAATGATAGCATAAAAAGGATTAAACTCATCTCAAAGGTCCATCCCAATTCATCTCTAAATTATTTAAGCGGAAATAAATCATGAATTCAACTTATAATCAACTACCAAATTACGTACTAaggaataaataattttttttcaataatcAACTAACTGTCAAAAATTAATTCCCACTTCATTTACTAAATCTACCCTCCTCTGAGCATCTAACACCCTCTAGAAATAAAAGTATTACACTTAGTAATAACCCTCTAGAAATAAAAGTATTACACTTAGTACTATAAAATTTATGCTGACTGtaacaataaataaatatatttgctataatgattttttttttttgcctctttCATTAAGAAAATAAAGCTAACTGGACCTCGACATTTTGTCAATTTCAACAAATgtaatttatcattttattttctaatattttaaatAACACATATCTTAtcaaaacaagaagaaaaaaacatATTAATATTTATGATGCTTTTATAACAAATTATTGAACTCCATCAACTATAGAATCTCAATTCGCAGCTACAGAGGGATGAGCACAAGGGTCGAGTTTGCTAGCAGTGAATTGAAAGCTTTACTTAGAGTTTACAAGAGTTAGATGCAATTCAACCAAAGTGAGTTGACAATTCAACGCCTAAACCGACATAGTTAGGTTCATTTTAAGAGGGATTTAGCTACCTCAAGTAATTGGAGTTGGCCTCATTGTGATCGACTAGTGCTCGTCGAAGAACTCAGCCACGGTAGGCGAAAAGGTACCTAAATTAGTTCACATTGGATTATCCCATGCCTTCTCTAGAATTATTTCTTCATTTCTTTTTCAAATGAACACACTCATCAGTATGATGCCCATAATCATAAGGATACCAACTTTTCTTGTAATAGAACTAAATCTATTAATTCCCAAAACTAGAGTCAAATCTATTATTTTCATAATGTATGATAGCATTCCACCAATTATAGTAACTAAATAAGAACAAGATGAGTTGAGCTAAAACAAAGTCAACCGTTTGACATCAACAGGTTAGCAAACCTAACAAATTGTCTTATTTGAGACAATCAACAATCACTCATAAATCAGAAATATGACAAACCTGTACCGTGCCTTTTGTAAAGAACTGAAAGCACTATTTTAATCAAAGATCACTGCACTTAAAATAAGATAAATTGGAACTAGATTAGATCAGGTTAGACAAAAGTTAAGTACATTATGATAGTGCATACTTTTACCATTAGAGAAGATAATGAAAAGTTGATAATTTTTACGATTTCTTCGGGTCCAAATAGAAACTACAACAAGAAGAGAAAAAATGGAAAGGAAAAGAGATAATCTTGAGCTGTAGATGCAATTCCCTCATTCATCATCCTCTTCATCCTGTTCATCGTTCAACAATGTTTTATTTATAGAGAAATAATGTGGAAAATAGCTTCTATTTTTTGTTATTAGGTTTCAtacctcttcttcttcatcatcctCGTCCTCATCATTCACCTCGGATTTTGACTTGTCAGATTcctcgccttcttcttcttcttcttcatctgtgGCAGCAGCACGacttcctcctcctccaccagACTATGAACCAGATAAAGGTGAATGATCAAGTGATTCGATACTGGAGTCGTTACACAAAAAGTGGTGAGTTTGTTATCAGTACCTGGCCCTTGTTGTAGGCAGTCATGGTTTTGGTGTAATCGGCTTTGAGCTTTGCTGCCTTAGCTACGTATGGAGCTTTCTCCTGCAAAGGAGAGTTTGTTAAAGGTTGTTTGATTGAATTAGCAAATCATGTGTTGCTATTGATTACTTACTTCTTCCGTCAAAGATTTCCACTTGTCTCCTCCAGCTTTAGCAACCTCTTCGGATCAAATTGATGTGATTATTATGGTGGTAAAAAAtcgaagagagaaaaaaaaattcagttATGGAGTAGAAAGATCTGTAGGGGAACGGAAGAGGAAAACTAACCGCTGTGACCGACTTGTTATTAGGGTTCTTTTCCTTGAACGTCTTCCGAAATTCTTCCCTGTCGAGCTAATCGAGTGAGCAACGACGTACAAAGAAGGGTAAAGCAAATCGATGAGCCGATAAGAGACGATCTCACATAAAGATGAAGAAGGCACTCTGAGGCCTCttatgttggaaatggggatagtggggatgtgggaacatggcccatgttccccactactcataatggaaaagtctattatgcccctggtttatttccctatataaaggaggtgCGTCCAAGAGATCATTCGTGggttggagacgagagtaagcGAGGAGAATATTCAAGGCGgtgagatttggtttgtggaattgcggagggctttccgattctgtgatcgctcttccgacagcgagtttcgtcattgccgattgcggatctacgggagatcgctgtaagtttttaccgctttaATTTTATTCGTCTTTCATGAATTTAGAATATAaatctacattggtatcagagcgcgtagttgtttctaaatgcatgataaaaCCTTGCGTTGAAGTCATGACCGATGTGTTACAACAAAAGCCAAGGTCGATGACTCTATGTTGCGGCAAAGGCTTGCCGGCGACAACGTCTCGAAAAAGGGATGTAGTCAGCGACAAAGTCGCTCGCCGGAGGACACATTGCTGCTGCTCCGATGGAGTTTTGTTGCTTGCTGCCAACACATGGCTAG is a window encoding:
- the LOC121979667 gene encoding DNA-binding protein MNB1B-like; the protein is MVKKLEIGCDILIWLNLGLIGGSVLGSFRTVKERLLTIGLAALSLDLFVRPQSAFFIFMEEFRKTFKEKNPNNKSVTAVAKAGGDKWKSLTEEEKAPYVAKAAKLKADYTKTMTAYNKGQSGGGGGSRAAATDEEEEEEGEESDKSKSEVNDEDEDDEEEEDEEDDE